In the genome of Pseudomonas sp. LBUM920, one region contains:
- the folB gene encoding dihydroneopterin aldolase — protein MDRVFIEGLEVDTVIGAYDWERGIKQCLRLDLSFAWDNRPAAAGDDLTLALDYASVSARIQAFAEQSQYQLVETFAERLAEVLMSEFQIPWLRLKLTKPGAVPAAKGVGVEIERGCR, from the coding sequence TTGGACAGAGTGTTTATCGAAGGCCTGGAAGTCGACACCGTGATCGGGGCCTACGACTGGGAGCGCGGCATCAAGCAATGCCTGCGCCTGGACCTGAGTTTCGCCTGGGACAATCGCCCTGCCGCCGCGGGTGACGACCTGACCCTGGCGCTCGATTACGCCAGTGTGTCCGCGCGTATTCAGGCCTTTGCCGAGCAGTCCCAATACCAGCTGGTAGAAACCTTCGCCGAACGCCTGGCTGAAGTGTTGATGAGCGAATTCCAGATTCCCTGGTTGCGCCTCAAGCTGACCAAGCCGGGTGCCGTGCCGGCAGCCAAAGGCGTGGGCGTGGAGATCGAGCGCGGATGTCGCTAA
- a CDS encoding SpoVR family protein — MTAKKEHKRQPISTGSEWTFELIQAYDREISRIAAGYALDTYPNQIEVITAEQMMDAYASVGMPLGYHHWSYGKHFLSTEKSYTRGQMGLAYEIVINSDPCIAYLMEENTICMQALVVAHACYGHNSFFKGNYLFRTWTDASSIIDYLVFAKQYIMQCEERHGIDAVEDLLDSCHALMNYGVDRYKRPYPISAEEERLRQKEREEHLQKQINDLWRTIPKKTGKNSDKDNARFPAEPQENILYFLEKHAPLLEPWQREIVRIVRKIAQYFYPQRQTQVMNEGWATFWHYTLMNDLYDEGLVTDGFMMEFLTSHTSVVFQPGFDSPYYSGINPYALGFAMYRDIRRMCEHPTEEDRRWFPEIAGSDWLSTIKFAMSSFKDESFILQYLSPQVIRDLKLFSIMDDDLKDDLLVPAIHDEPGYRTIRETLAAQYNLGNREPNVQIYSIDVRGDRSLTLRHQQHDRKPLGESTEEVLKHLHRLWGFDIHLETLQGDQVMKTHHVPPRSDHSDNDYGRLDLAVVHL, encoded by the coding sequence ATGACCGCCAAAAAAGAGCATAAGCGCCAACCCATTTCCACCGGCTCCGAGTGGACCTTTGAACTGATCCAGGCCTATGACCGGGAAATCAGCCGTATCGCGGCGGGTTATGCCCTGGACACCTACCCCAACCAGATCGAAGTGATTACCGCCGAACAGATGATGGATGCCTACGCCTCAGTCGGCATGCCCTTGGGTTATCACCATTGGTCCTACGGCAAACACTTCCTGAGTACGGAGAAGTCCTACACACGCGGCCAGATGGGCCTGGCCTACGAGATCGTCATCAACTCCGACCCGTGCATCGCCTACCTGATGGAAGAAAACACCATCTGCATGCAGGCGTTGGTGGTTGCCCATGCGTGCTACGGGCACAACAGCTTTTTCAAGGGCAATTACCTGTTCCGCACCTGGACCGATGCCAGTTCGATCATCGATTACCTGGTGTTCGCCAAGCAGTACATCATGCAATGCGAGGAACGCCACGGCATCGACGCGGTTGAGGACCTGCTCGACTCCTGCCATGCGCTGATGAACTACGGCGTTGACCGCTACAAACGCCCGTACCCGATTTCTGCCGAGGAAGAGCGCCTGCGCCAGAAGGAGCGCGAGGAGCACCTGCAGAAGCAGATCAACGACCTGTGGCGCACCATTCCGAAGAAAACCGGGAAAAACAGCGATAAAGACAATGCACGCTTCCCCGCCGAACCTCAGGAAAATATCCTGTATTTCCTGGAAAAACACGCGCCGCTGCTGGAGCCGTGGCAGCGCGAAATCGTGCGTATTGTGCGCAAAATCGCCCAATATTTTTATCCACAGCGCCAGACCCAGGTGATGAACGAAGGCTGGGCGACGTTCTGGCACTACACCTTGATGAATGACCTGTACGACGAAGGCCTCGTCACTGACGGCTTCATGATGGAGTTCCTCACCTCCCATACCAGCGTGGTGTTCCAACCCGGCTTCGACAGCCCGTACTACAGCGGCATCAACCCCTATGCACTGGGCTTTGCCATGTACCGCGACATCCGGCGCATGTGCGAACACCCCACCGAAGAGGATCGCCGCTGGTTCCCGGAAATCGCCGGCAGCGATTGGTTGTCGACCATCAAGTTCGCCATGAGCAGCTTCAAGGACGAGAGCTTCATCCTGCAGTACCTGTCACCCCAGGTGATTCGCGACCTCAAACTGTTCAGCATCATGGACGACGACCTCAAGGACGACCTGCTGGTGCCGGCCATTCACGACGAGCCCGGCTACCGCACCATCCGCGAGACATTGGCGGCGCAATACAACCTGGGCAACCGCGAGCCCAATGTGCAGATCTACAGCATCGATGTGCGCGGCGACCGCTCGCTGACCCTGCGTCATCAGCAGCACGACCGCAAACCCTTGGGCGAATCCACTGAGGAGGTACTCAAGCACCTGCATCGGTTGTGGGGCTTCGATATTCACCTGGAAACCCTGCAGGGCGACCAGGTGATGAAGACTCACCATGTGCCACCGCGCAGCGATCACAGCGACAACGACTACGGCCGCCTGGACCTGGCCGTCGTTCATCTCTGA
- the dnaG gene encoding DNA primase, with amino-acid sequence MAGLIPQSFIDDLLNRTDIVDVVSSRVQLKKAGKNYTACCPFHKEKTPSFSVSPDKQFYYCFGCGAGGNALGFLMDHDNLDFPQAIEDLAKAAGMEIPREESGRPHKPRQPTDSPLYPLLTAAADFYRQALKSHPQRKAAVEYLKGRGLTGEIARDFGLGFAPPGWDNLYKHLSSDTLQQKAMIDAGLLVENAETGKRYDRFRDRVMFPIRDSRGRIIAFGGRVLGDDKPKYLNSPETPVFHKGQELYGLFEARKNNRNLDEIIVVEGYMDVIALAQQGLRNAVATLGTATSEEHMKRLFRVVPSVLFCFDGDQAGRNAAWRALEATLSSLQDGRRARFLFLPEGEDPDTLVRSEGTDAFRARINQHAQPLADYFFQQLTEEADPRSLEGKAHMATLAAPLIDKVPGANLKSLMRMRLLEITGLSGEAVSQLVHNAPQDAPPAYDPGMDYDAMPDYSDFHQPQEAYAPQQEWTPKKPGAGGKKWDKKPWSKNGKRGDRDEAYAPRTPVAVEAPTLIALRTLIHYPQLAKKVESADHFANESNTYAQVLIALIEAVQKNPKLNSIQLMARWHGTEQGRLLKALAEKEWLIDGDNLEQQFLDTITRLSAGQHTQTLDELIKRARQPGLSAEEQIQIAKQMRDLLKQNVSASNPTSAGV; translated from the coding sequence ATGGCCGGGCTAATTCCCCAGAGCTTTATTGACGACCTTCTGAACCGCACCGACATCGTCGATGTTGTCAGCTCGCGCGTGCAATTGAAAAAAGCCGGCAAGAATTACACCGCCTGCTGCCCGTTCCACAAAGAAAAGACCCCCTCGTTCAGCGTCAGCCCCGACAAGCAGTTCTACTACTGCTTCGGCTGCGGCGCGGGCGGCAATGCCCTCGGCTTTCTCATGGACCACGACAACCTGGACTTCCCCCAGGCTATCGAGGACCTGGCCAAAGCCGCCGGCATGGAAATCCCCCGCGAAGAAAGTGGCCGCCCGCACAAACCGCGGCAACCCACCGACTCGCCGCTGTACCCGCTGCTGACGGCCGCTGCCGACTTCTACCGTCAGGCGCTCAAAAGCCATCCGCAGCGCAAGGCCGCTGTCGAATACCTCAAGGGGCGCGGCCTCACCGGTGAAATTGCCCGGGACTTCGGCCTCGGTTTCGCGCCGCCAGGCTGGGACAACCTCTACAAGCACCTGAGCAGCGACACCCTGCAGCAGAAAGCCATGATCGACGCTGGCCTGCTGGTGGAAAACGCCGAGACCGGCAAGCGCTATGACCGCTTCCGCGACCGCGTGATGTTTCCGATCCGCGACAGCCGTGGCCGGATCATCGCGTTCGGCGGCCGCGTGCTCGGCGACGATAAGCCCAAGTACCTGAACTCCCCGGAAACCCCAGTGTTTCACAAGGGTCAGGAACTCTACGGCCTGTTCGAAGCGCGTAAAAACAACCGCAACCTCGATGAAATCATCGTGGTTGAGGGCTACATGGACGTGATCGCCCTCGCCCAGCAAGGACTGCGCAATGCCGTGGCCACCCTGGGCACCGCCACCAGCGAAGAACACATGAAGCGCCTGTTTCGCGTGGTGCCCAGCGTGCTGTTCTGCTTCGACGGCGACCAGGCCGGCCGCAACGCCGCCTGGCGTGCGCTCGAGGCCACGCTGTCGAGCCTGCAGGATGGCCGCCGTGCGCGTTTTCTGTTTCTGCCGGAAGGTGAAGACCCGGACACCCTGGTGCGCTCCGAAGGCACCGACGCGTTCCGCGCGCGCATCAATCAACATGCGCAGCCGCTGGCGGACTATTTCTTCCAGCAGTTGACCGAAGAAGCCGACCCGCGCTCCCTTGAAGGCAAGGCCCACATGGCCACGCTCGCGGCGCCGCTGATCGACAAAGTGCCGGGCGCCAACCTGAAATCACTGATGCGCATGCGCCTGCTGGAAATCACCGGCTTGAGTGGCGAGGCCGTCAGCCAGCTGGTGCACAACGCACCGCAAGACGCACCGCCGGCTTACGACCCAGGCATGGATTACGACGCCATGCCGGATTACTCGGACTTTCACCAACCGCAGGAGGCCTACGCGCCCCAGCAGGAGTGGACACCGAAGAAACCCGGCGCCGGCGGCAAGAAATGGGACAAGAAACCCTGGAGCAAGAACGGCAAGCGCGGTGATCGCGATGAGGCCTACGCGCCACGCACACCGGTGGCGGTGGAAGCCCCGACGCTTATTGCGTTGCGCACGCTGATCCACTACCCGCAATTGGCGAAGAAAGTTGAGAGCGCCGATCATTTTGCCAACGAGAGCAACACGTACGCTCAGGTACTGATCGCCTTGATCGAGGCGGTACAGAAAAATCCTAAGCTAAACTCAATTCAGTTGATGGCTCGCTGGCATGGCACCGAACAAGGCCGCCTCTTGAAAGCACTCGCAGAAAAGGAGTGGCTAATTGACGGCGATAACCTTGAACAACAGTTTTTAGACACCATTACTAGGTTATCCGCGGGTCAGCACACGCAGACCCTCGATGAACTCATCAAGAGAGCAAGGCAGCCGGGATTATCGGCTGAAGAGCAGATTCAGATAGCAAAACAGATGCGCGACCTCTTAAAACAGAATGTTTCCGCATCAAACCCGACCTCAGCTGGCGTGTGA
- the rpsU gene encoding 30S ribosomal protein S21 has product MPAVKVKENEPFDVALRRFKRSCEKAGVLAEVRSREFYEKPTSERKRKAAAAVKRHAKKVQREQRRAVRLY; this is encoded by the coding sequence ATGCCAGCCGTCAAAGTAAAAGAGAACGAACCCTTCGACGTAGCTCTGCGTCGTTTCAAGCGCTCCTGCGAAAAAGCCGGTGTTCTGGCTGAAGTTCGTAGCCGCGAATTTTATGAGAAGCCAACTTCTGAGCGTAAGCGCAAAGCAGCAGCCGCTGTTAAGCGTCACGCTAAGAAAGTTCAGCGCGAGCAGCGCCGCGCCGTTCGTCTGTACTAA
- the rpoD gene encoding RNA polymerase sigma factor RpoD, with translation MSGKAQQQSRIKELITLGREQGYLTYAEVNDHLPEDISDPEQVEDIIRMINDMGINVFETAPDKDSLMLADADTDEAAAEEAAAALAAVETDIGRTTDPVRMYMREMGTVELLTREGEIEIAKRIEEGIREVMGAIAHFPGTVDHILSEYTRVTTEGGRLSDVLSGYIDPDDGIAPPAAEVPPPVDAKAAKADDDSEDDDAEASSDDEDEVESGPDPIIAAQRFGAVSDQMEITRKALKKHGRGNKQAIAELIALAELFMPIKLVPKQFEGLVERVRSALERLRAQERAIMQLCVRDARMPRADFLRQFPGNEVDESWTDALAKGKAKYAEAIGRLQPDIIRCQQKLTALETETGLTIAEIKDINRRMSIGEAKARRAKKEMVEANLRLVISIAKKYTNRGLQFLDLIQEGNIGLMKAVDKFEYRRGYKFSTYATWWIRQAITRSIADQARTIRIPVHMIETINKLNRISRQMLQEMGREPTPEELGERMEMPEDKIRKVLKIAKEPISMETPIGDDEDSHLGDFIEDSTMQSPIDVATVESLKEATRDVLSGLTAREAKVLRMRFGIDMNTDHTLEEVGKQFDVTRERIRQIEAKALRKLRHPTRSEHLRSFLDE, from the coding sequence ATGTCCGGAAAAGCGCAACAGCAGTCTCGTATCAAAGAGTTGATCACACTGGGTCGTGAGCAGGGTTACCTGACTTACGCCGAGGTCAACGACCACCTGCCTGAGGATATTTCAGATCCAGAGCAGGTGGAAGACATCATCCGCATGATTAACGACATGGGGATCAACGTATTCGAAACTGCGCCAGATAAGGATTCCCTTATGCTGGCCGACGCCGATACTGACGAGGCCGCGGCCGAAGAGGCAGCAGCAGCGTTGGCAGCAGTGGAGACCGATATCGGTCGCACGACGGACCCTGTGCGCATGTACATGCGTGAAATGGGTACGGTCGAGTTGCTGACACGCGAAGGCGAAATTGAAATCGCCAAGCGTATCGAAGAGGGCATCCGTGAAGTGATGGGCGCAATTGCGCACTTCCCTGGCACGGTTGACCACATTCTCTCCGAGTACACCCGCGTTACCACCGAAGGTGGCCGCCTGTCCGACGTTCTGAGCGGTTATATTGACCCGGACGATGGCATTGCGCCGCCTGCTGCCGAAGTACCGCCGCCTGTCGATGCGAAAGCCGCGAAAGCCGACGACGATTCCGAAGACGACGATGCTGAAGCCAGCAGCGACGACGAAGATGAAGTTGAAAGCGGTCCGGACCCGATCATCGCTGCCCAGCGTTTCGGTGCGGTTTCCGATCAAATGGAAATCACCCGCAAGGCCCTGAAAAAGCACGGTCGTGGCAACAAGCAGGCCATTGCCGAGCTGATCGCCCTGGCTGAGCTGTTCATGCCGATCAAGCTGGTGCCGAAGCAATTCGAAGGCCTGGTTGAGCGTGTTCGCAGTGCCCTTGAGCGTCTGCGTGCCCAAGAGCGCGCAATCATGCAGCTGTGCGTACGTGATGCGCGCATGCCGCGTGCTGACTTCCTGCGCCAGTTCCCGGGCAACGAAGTTGACGAAAGCTGGACCGACGCACTGGCCAAAGGCAAGGCGAAATACGCCGAAGCCATTGGTCGTCTGCAGCCCGATATCATCCGTTGCCAGCAGAAGCTGACTGCGCTTGAGACTGAAACCGGTCTGACGATTGCCGAAATCAAGGACATCAACCGTCGCATGTCGATCGGTGAGGCCAAAGCCCGCCGCGCGAAGAAAGAGATGGTTGAAGCGAACTTGCGTCTGGTGATCTCCATCGCCAAGAAGTACACCAACCGTGGCCTGCAATTCCTCGATCTGATCCAGGAAGGCAACATCGGCTTGATGAAGGCTGTGGACAAGTTCGAATACCGTCGCGGCTACAAGTTCTCGACTTATGCCACCTGGTGGATCCGTCAGGCGATCACTCGCTCGATTGCCGACCAGGCCCGCACCATCCGTATTCCGGTGCACATGATCGAGACAATCAACAAGCTCAACCGTATTTCCCGGCAGATGTTGCAGGAAATGGGTCGCGAACCGACCCCGGAAGAGCTGGGCGAACGCATGGAAATGCCTGAGGATAAAATCCGCAAGGTATTGAAGATCGCTAAAGAGCCGATCTCCATGGAAACGCCGATTGGTGATGACGAAGACTCCCATCTGGGTGACTTCATCGAAGACTCGACCATGCAGTCGCCAATCGATGTCGCCACTGTTGAGAGCCTGAAAGAAGCGACTCGCGACGTACTGTCCGGCCTCACTGCCCGTGAAGCCAAGGTACTGCGCATGCGTTTCGGCATCGACATGAATACCGACCACACCCTTGAGGAAGTCGGTAAGCAGTTTGACGTGACCCGTGAGCGGATCCGTCAGATCGAAGCCAAGGCACTGCGCAAGCTGCGCCACCCGACGCGAAGCGAGCATCTGCGCTCCTTCCTCGACGAGTGA
- the tsaD gene encoding tRNA (adenosine(37)-N6)-threonylcarbamoyltransferase complex transferase subunit TsaD: MLVLGLETSCDETGVALYDSERGLLADALFSQIDLHRAYGGVVPELASRDHVKRMLPLIRQVLDEAGCVPTEIDAIAYTAGPGLVGALLVGASCAQALAFAWGIPALGVHHMEGHLLAPMLEKTPPQFPFVALLVSGGHTQLVQVDAIGQYTLLGESLDDAAGEAFDKTAKMMGLNYPGGPEIARLAEKGVPGRYTFPRPMCDRPGLMFSFSGLKTSALNTWQQSVSAGDDSEQARCDIALAFQQAVVETLTIKCKRALKQAGMKRLVIAGGVSANKALRTSLEKMLGDMHGDVFYARPEFCTDNGAMIAYAGCQRLQAGQHESLAISVQARWPMEQLSPL; encoded by the coding sequence ATGCTAGTACTGGGACTTGAAACCTCCTGCGACGAAACCGGTGTCGCACTTTACGACAGTGAACGCGGGCTTTTGGCCGATGCACTGTTCAGCCAGATCGACCTGCACCGCGCCTATGGCGGCGTGGTGCCGGAGCTCGCCAGCCGCGATCACGTCAAGCGCATGCTGCCGTTGATTCGCCAGGTGCTGGACGAGGCCGGCTGCGTGCCGACCGAGATCGACGCGATTGCCTACACCGCCGGCCCCGGATTGGTCGGAGCCCTGCTGGTTGGGGCTTCTTGCGCCCAGGCGCTGGCGTTCGCCTGGGGCATTCCGGCCCTTGGCGTGCACCACATGGAAGGCCATTTACTGGCGCCCATGCTGGAAAAAACACCGCCACAGTTCCCGTTCGTCGCTTTGTTGGTTTCGGGTGGGCATACGCAGCTGGTTCAGGTCGATGCGATTGGCCAATACACGCTGCTGGGTGAGTCTCTGGACGATGCCGCCGGTGAAGCGTTCGACAAGACGGCGAAGATGATGGGCCTCAATTATCCCGGTGGTCCGGAAATCGCGCGTCTTGCCGAAAAAGGCGTGCCGGGCCGTTACACCTTCCCGCGTCCGATGTGCGATCGCCCGGGCCTGATGTTCAGCTTCAGCGGCTTGAAAACCTCCGCACTGAACACCTGGCAGCAAAGCGTCAGCGCCGGGGACGACAGTGAGCAAGCCCGTTGCGACATCGCACTGGCGTTCCAGCAGGCCGTGGTGGAGACTTTGACCATCAAGTGCAAGCGCGCCCTGAAACAGGCGGGCATGAAGCGCCTGGTGATCGCAGGCGGCGTCAGCGCCAACAAAGCGCTGCGCACCTCGTTGGAAAAAATGCTCGGCGACATGCACGGCGACGTGTTTTATGCGCGCCCTGAGTTCTGCACCGACAACGGCGCAATGATCGCCTACGCCGGTTGCCAGCGTCTGCAAGCCGGGCAGCACGAAAGCCTGGCGATCAGCGTGCAGGCACGCTGGCCGATGGAGCAACTTTCACCGCTGTAA
- the plsY gene encoding glycerol-3-phosphate 1-O-acyltransferase PlsY, protein MFWSLAILAYLLGSLSFAILLSRLTGNPDPRMSGSGNAGATNMLRLAGKKLAVLTLLGDICKGLLPVLIASLAGLTLQQQAWVGVCAVLGHLFPLYFRFRGGKGVATAAGMLLGIYPPAALLAVLAWLLTFYLTRTSSLAALIATPLTLPLLAWQAPAALLPMSVLTLLIVWRHRGNLRDLFAGRERHF, encoded by the coding sequence ATGTTTTGGTCACTGGCGATTCTCGCCTACCTGCTCGGCTCGCTGTCCTTCGCCATTTTGCTCAGCCGCTTGACGGGAAATCCCGATCCGCGAATGAGTGGCTCAGGCAATGCCGGTGCCACCAACATGTTGCGCCTGGCCGGCAAAAAACTCGCCGTGCTGACGCTGCTGGGCGATATCTGCAAGGGCCTGTTGCCCGTACTCATCGCCAGCCTCGCCGGCCTCACCCTGCAACAGCAGGCCTGGGTGGGCGTGTGCGCTGTCCTCGGCCATCTGTTTCCGCTGTACTTCCGCTTTCGCGGCGGCAAGGGTGTCGCCACGGCGGCCGGCATGCTGCTGGGGATTTACCCTCCAGCGGCGCTGCTGGCGGTGCTGGCCTGGCTGTTGACGTTCTACCTGACCCGCACCAGCTCGCTGGCCGCACTGATCGCCACGCCGCTCACCCTGCCATTGCTGGCCTGGCAGGCGCCTGCAGCGCTGTTGCCGATGAGCGTGCTGACGCTGCTGATCGTCTGGCGCCACCGCGGCAATTTACGCGACCTGTTTGCCGGGCGCGAACGGCATTTTTAA
- a CDS encoding multifunctional CCA addition/repair protein — MKIYTVGGAVRDRLLGIEVTDIDRVVVGATTEEMLAKGYKPVGADFPVFLDPKNGDEYALARTERKSGRGYGGFVFHASPEVTLEEDLIRRDLTINAMAEDGDGNLTDPYHGQRDLQARILRHVSPAFAEDPLRVLRVARFAARYAHLGFTVAPETLGLMRQLSESGELEALTPERSWKEISRALMEDQPQVFIQVLRDCHALKTLMPEVDALFGVPQPEAHHPEIDTGLHTLSVLEQAALHKHPLTVRWACLLHDVGKGLTAVDKLPQHIAHEQTGLKLIKAVNERFKVPKDCQELALLVGQYHTHGHRALELKASTLLELLQSFDVYRRPQRFEEFVVSCEMDARGRKGLEQRSYPQADYLRGAAKVAREVAVAPLLEKGFKGPALGEALKRERLKALKAYKEHYNV, encoded by the coding sequence ATGAAAATCTACACAGTCGGCGGCGCGGTGCGTGATCGTCTGCTCGGCATCGAGGTCACCGACATCGACCGCGTGGTCGTCGGCGCAACCACTGAAGAAATGCTCGCCAAGGGCTACAAGCCGGTGGGTGCTGACTTCCCGGTATTCCTGGACCCGAAAAACGGCGACGAGTACGCCCTGGCCCGCACCGAGCGCAAGAGTGGCCGGGGTTATGGCGGCTTTGTGTTTCATGCCAGCCCCGAGGTCACGCTGGAAGAAGACCTGATTCGTCGCGACCTGACCATTAACGCCATGGCGGAGGACGGTGACGGCAACCTGACCGATCCGTACCACGGCCAGCGCGACCTGCAGGCGCGCATTCTGCGTCACGTATCCCCGGCGTTCGCCGAAGATCCCTTGCGTGTACTGCGTGTTGCGCGCTTCGCAGCGCGTTATGCCCATCTGGGTTTCACGGTAGCGCCCGAGACACTCGGCCTGATGCGCCAACTCAGCGAGTCCGGCGAGTTGGAAGCCCTGACGCCCGAGCGCAGCTGGAAGGAAATCTCCCGGGCCTTGATGGAAGATCAACCTCAGGTGTTCATCCAGGTGCTGCGCGATTGCCATGCGCTGAAAACCCTGATGCCGGAAGTGGACGCGTTGTTCGGCGTGCCGCAGCCGGAAGCCCATCACCCCGAGATCGACACCGGCCTGCACACCTTGAGCGTGCTGGAACAGGCCGCCCTGCACAAACACCCCCTCACCGTGCGCTGGGCCTGCCTGCTGCATGACGTGGGCAAGGGCCTGACGGCTGTGGATAAGTTGCCGCAGCATATTGCTCATGAACAGACAGGCTTGAAGCTGATCAAGGCGGTCAACGAACGCTTCAAGGTGCCTAAGGATTGCCAGGAGCTGGCGCTGCTGGTGGGCCAATATCACACTCATGGCCACCGCGCTCTGGAACTCAAGGCCTCGACATTGCTGGAGCTGCTGCAGAGTTTTGACGTGTATCGCCGGCCTCAGCGGTTTGAGGAGTTCGTGGTGAGCTGTGAAATGGATGCACGCGGCCGCAAGGGCCTTGAGCAACGAAGTTATCCACAGGCGGATTATTTGCGCGGCGCGGCCAAGGTTGCGCGCGAAGTCGCGGTGGCGCCCCTGCTGGAGAAAGGCTTCAAGGGACCTGCGCTGGGCGAGGCGCTCAAGCGCGAGCGGCTCAAGGCGCTGAAAGCCTACAAGGAACACTACAACGTGTAG
- the folK gene encoding 2-amino-4-hydroxy-6-hydroxymethyldihydropteridine diphosphokinase, whose amino-acid sequence MSLTQVYLGLGSNIERERHLRAGLDALASFLTDVRCSPVFESQPVGIKSGPFFNLVVSAYTDLPLMELDRRLKFIEADNGRYAPDRKGLPLDIDVLLYGELVGNFDGLILPRAEILKNAFVLWPLSLMAPERVHPEVGKTLAELWRDAQIDQVLAPVAFEWQSQALTPKNLL is encoded by the coding sequence ATGTCGCTAACTCAGGTTTACCTTGGTCTTGGCAGCAATATCGAGCGCGAGCGCCATCTGCGCGCCGGCCTGGATGCATTGGCGAGCTTCTTGACGGATGTGCGCTGCTCACCTGTGTTCGAAAGCCAGCCGGTGGGGATCAAAAGCGGACCGTTTTTCAACCTGGTGGTGTCGGCCTATACCGACTTGCCGTTGATGGAGCTGGATCGCCGGTTGAAATTCATCGAGGCTGACAATGGCCGCTATGCGCCGGACCGCAAAGGGCTACCGTTGGACATCGACGTGCTGTTGTATGGCGAATTAGTCGGGAATTTCGACGGCTTGATCCTGCCGCGCGCGGAAATCCTCAAAAACGCTTTTGTGTTATGGCCGCTGTCGTTGATGGCGCCGGAGCGCGTGCATCCTGAGGTGGGCAAGACATTGGCCGAGCTGTGGCGCGATGCGCAGATCGACCAGGTGCTGGCACCTGTCGCGTTTGAATGGCAAAGCCAGGCACTCACCCCGAAAAATCTCCTGTAA